Proteins co-encoded in one Colletes latitarsis isolate SP2378_abdomen chromosome 2, iyColLati1, whole genome shotgun sequence genomic window:
- the LOC143351962 gene encoding putative E3 ubiquitin-protein ligase RNF144A isoform X2: MCKANMKHGLGMPSLHSLVVRRAPLMDMGTATSSVTSVNPSTKIATNQKKADKSNKLNGVRLPLLRKEASVVNLSLTERTALGKGIDTPLLRPESSASLEARGSSWLSVGPGVLRKCETAVGLSTSALEGRPINRSRVCSRCSSLLSLASSSRYSLAAGNFVPAGSQQTLGRIFCKLCLIDTSLSKTFKIEGCGCSYCKDCMKAYVEFEIEEGAYEISCPDAQCEHGAILSIKEITSLVSSELMEKHHKFRLNRDVSMDKARAWCPRAGCETICSINATGSSGTAIGPVHCPNCSTDFCSICRESWHSGPCSDLSLGIPFDGDHIKCCPMCSVPIEKDEGCAQMMCKRCKHVFCWYCLASLDDDFLLRHYDKGPCKNKLGHSRASVIWHRTQVIGIFAGFGLLLLVASPLLLLAAPCIVCCKCRVCGSSRLEQEEGDTTT; this comes from the exons ATGTGCAAGGCGAACATGAAACATGGATTG GGGATGCCCAGCCTACATTCGCTCGTCGTACGACGAGCTCCACTAATGGATATGGGTACTGCCACCAGCTCTGTGACATCTGTAAATCCATCTACTAAAATTGCTACCAATCAAAAAAAAGCTGATAAGTCCAATAAACTTAATGGAGTCAGATTGCCTTTGTTACGCAAAGAAGCAAGCGTTGTAAATCTTTCTTTGACAGAAAGGACTGCATTAGGGAAGGGAATAGATACACCCTTGCTTAGACCTGAAAGTAGTGCAAGTTTGGAAGCCCGTGGTAGTAGCTGGCTGAGTGTAGGCCCAGGAGTATTAAGAAAATGTGAAACTGCAGTGGGATTAAGTACTTCTGCATTGGAAGGCAGACCCATAAATCGCAGTCGAGTTTGTTCTCGATGTTCCAGTTTGTTATCATTGGCGTCCAGTTCACGCTATAGTTTAGCTGCAGGCAATTTTGTCCCTGCAGGTTCTCAACAAACACTTGGACGAATATTTTGTAAACTGTGTCTTATTGATACTTCTCTTTCCAAAACATTTAAAATAGAAGGCTGTGGTTGTTCCTATTGTAAAGAT TGTATGAAAGCATATGTTGAGTTTGAGATCGAAGAAGGTGCATATGAAATTAGTTGTCCTGATGCACAATGTGAACATGGAGCAATACTTTCCATAAAAGAAATAACAAGTCTTGTTAGTTCTGAACTTATGGAAAAGCATCATAAATTTCGCCTGAATAGAG ATGTGTCTATGGACAAAGCACGTGCTTGGTGTCCACGTGCAGGTTGTGAAACAATATGTTCGATAAATGCTACTGGATCAAGTGGAACTGCTATTGGACCTGTTCATTGCCCTAATTGCTCTACAGATTTCTGTTCTATATGTCGAGAGTCTTGGCACAGTGGTCCTTGTTCCGACCTCTCATTAGGTATACCATTTGATGGTGATCATATCAAATGCTGTCCTATGTGCTCTGTACCTATTGAAAAGGATGAAGGATGTGCTCAAATGATGTGCAAAAGATGTAAACACGTGTTTTGTTGGTATTGTTTAGCTTCTTTAGAT GACGACTTCTTATTGCGACATTATGACAAAGGaccatgtaaaaataaattgggTCACTCGCGTGCATCAGTCATTTGGCACAGAACACAGGTCATTGGAATTTTTGCTGGATTTGGGTTACTTTTACTTGTTGCATCACCATTACTTTTATTGGCTGCACCTTGTATTGTTTGCTGTAAATGTCGCGTATGTGGTTCATCCAGACTTGAACAAGAGGAAGGTGATACTACAACATAG
- the LOC143351962 gene encoding putative E3 ubiquitin-protein ligase RNF144A isoform X1 — MSRLKYAVSNHFGMPSLHSLVVRRAPLMDMGTATSSVTSVNPSTKIATNQKKADKSNKLNGVRLPLLRKEASVVNLSLTERTALGKGIDTPLLRPESSASLEARGSSWLSVGPGVLRKCETAVGLSTSALEGRPINRSRVCSRCSSLLSLASSSRYSLAAGNFVPAGSQQTLGRIFCKLCLIDTSLSKTFKIEGCGCSYCKDCMKAYVEFEIEEGAYEISCPDAQCEHGAILSIKEITSLVSSELMEKHHKFRLNRDVSMDKARAWCPRAGCETICSINATGSSGTAIGPVHCPNCSTDFCSICRESWHSGPCSDLSLGIPFDGDHIKCCPMCSVPIEKDEGCAQMMCKRCKHVFCWYCLASLDDDFLLRHYDKGPCKNKLGHSRASVIWHRTQVIGIFAGFGLLLLVASPLLLLAAPCIVCCKCRVCGSSRLEQEEGDTTT, encoded by the exons ATGAGCAGGTTGAAATATGCAGTATCAAATCATTTT GGGATGCCCAGCCTACATTCGCTCGTCGTACGACGAGCTCCACTAATGGATATGGGTACTGCCACCAGCTCTGTGACATCTGTAAATCCATCTACTAAAATTGCTACCAATCAAAAAAAAGCTGATAAGTCCAATAAACTTAATGGAGTCAGATTGCCTTTGTTACGCAAAGAAGCAAGCGTTGTAAATCTTTCTTTGACAGAAAGGACTGCATTAGGGAAGGGAATAGATACACCCTTGCTTAGACCTGAAAGTAGTGCAAGTTTGGAAGCCCGTGGTAGTAGCTGGCTGAGTGTAGGCCCAGGAGTATTAAGAAAATGTGAAACTGCAGTGGGATTAAGTACTTCTGCATTGGAAGGCAGACCCATAAATCGCAGTCGAGTTTGTTCTCGATGTTCCAGTTTGTTATCATTGGCGTCCAGTTCACGCTATAGTTTAGCTGCAGGCAATTTTGTCCCTGCAGGTTCTCAACAAACACTTGGACGAATATTTTGTAAACTGTGTCTTATTGATACTTCTCTTTCCAAAACATTTAAAATAGAAGGCTGTGGTTGTTCCTATTGTAAAGAT TGTATGAAAGCATATGTTGAGTTTGAGATCGAAGAAGGTGCATATGAAATTAGTTGTCCTGATGCACAATGTGAACATGGAGCAATACTTTCCATAAAAGAAATAACAAGTCTTGTTAGTTCTGAACTTATGGAAAAGCATCATAAATTTCGCCTGAATAGAG ATGTGTCTATGGACAAAGCACGTGCTTGGTGTCCACGTGCAGGTTGTGAAACAATATGTTCGATAAATGCTACTGGATCAAGTGGAACTGCTATTGGACCTGTTCATTGCCCTAATTGCTCTACAGATTTCTGTTCTATATGTCGAGAGTCTTGGCACAGTGGTCCTTGTTCCGACCTCTCATTAGGTATACCATTTGATGGTGATCATATCAAATGCTGTCCTATGTGCTCTGTACCTATTGAAAAGGATGAAGGATGTGCTCAAATGATGTGCAAAAGATGTAAACACGTGTTTTGTTGGTATTGTTTAGCTTCTTTAGAT GACGACTTCTTATTGCGACATTATGACAAAGGaccatgtaaaaataaattgggTCACTCGCGTGCATCAGTCATTTGGCACAGAACACAGGTCATTGGAATTTTTGCTGGATTTGGGTTACTTTTACTTGTTGCATCACCATTACTTTTATTGGCTGCACCTTGTATTGTTTGCTGTAAATGTCGCGTATGTGGTTCATCCAGACTTGAACAAGAGGAAGGTGATACTACAACATAG
- the LOC143351962 gene encoding putative E3 ubiquitin-protein ligase RNF144A isoform X3: MPSLHSLVVRRAPLMDMGTATSSVTSVNPSTKIATNQKKADKSNKLNGVRLPLLRKEASVVNLSLTERTALGKGIDTPLLRPESSASLEARGSSWLSVGPGVLRKCETAVGLSTSALEGRPINRSRVCSRCSSLLSLASSSRYSLAAGNFVPAGSQQTLGRIFCKLCLIDTSLSKTFKIEGCGCSYCKDCMKAYVEFEIEEGAYEISCPDAQCEHGAILSIKEITSLVSSELMEKHHKFRLNRDVSMDKARAWCPRAGCETICSINATGSSGTAIGPVHCPNCSTDFCSICRESWHSGPCSDLSLGIPFDGDHIKCCPMCSVPIEKDEGCAQMMCKRCKHVFCWYCLASLDDDFLLRHYDKGPCKNKLGHSRASVIWHRTQVIGIFAGFGLLLLVASPLLLLAAPCIVCCKCRVCGSSRLEQEEGDTTT; the protein is encoded by the exons ATGCCCAGCCTACATTCGCTCGTCGTACGACGAGCTCCACTAATGGATATGGGTACTGCCACCAGCTCTGTGACATCTGTAAATCCATCTACTAAAATTGCTACCAATCAAAAAAAAGCTGATAAGTCCAATAAACTTAATGGAGTCAGATTGCCTTTGTTACGCAAAGAAGCAAGCGTTGTAAATCTTTCTTTGACAGAAAGGACTGCATTAGGGAAGGGAATAGATACACCCTTGCTTAGACCTGAAAGTAGTGCAAGTTTGGAAGCCCGTGGTAGTAGCTGGCTGAGTGTAGGCCCAGGAGTATTAAGAAAATGTGAAACTGCAGTGGGATTAAGTACTTCTGCATTGGAAGGCAGACCCATAAATCGCAGTCGAGTTTGTTCTCGATGTTCCAGTTTGTTATCATTGGCGTCCAGTTCACGCTATAGTTTAGCTGCAGGCAATTTTGTCCCTGCAGGTTCTCAACAAACACTTGGACGAATATTTTGTAAACTGTGTCTTATTGATACTTCTCTTTCCAAAACATTTAAAATAGAAGGCTGTGGTTGTTCCTATTGTAAAGAT TGTATGAAAGCATATGTTGAGTTTGAGATCGAAGAAGGTGCATATGAAATTAGTTGTCCTGATGCACAATGTGAACATGGAGCAATACTTTCCATAAAAGAAATAACAAGTCTTGTTAGTTCTGAACTTATGGAAAAGCATCATAAATTTCGCCTGAATAGAG ATGTGTCTATGGACAAAGCACGTGCTTGGTGTCCACGTGCAGGTTGTGAAACAATATGTTCGATAAATGCTACTGGATCAAGTGGAACTGCTATTGGACCTGTTCATTGCCCTAATTGCTCTACAGATTTCTGTTCTATATGTCGAGAGTCTTGGCACAGTGGTCCTTGTTCCGACCTCTCATTAGGTATACCATTTGATGGTGATCATATCAAATGCTGTCCTATGTGCTCTGTACCTATTGAAAAGGATGAAGGATGTGCTCAAATGATGTGCAAAAGATGTAAACACGTGTTTTGTTGGTATTGTTTAGCTTCTTTAGAT GACGACTTCTTATTGCGACATTATGACAAAGGaccatgtaaaaataaattgggTCACTCGCGTGCATCAGTCATTTGGCACAGAACACAGGTCATTGGAATTTTTGCTGGATTTGGGTTACTTTTACTTGTTGCATCACCATTACTTTTATTGGCTGCACCTTGTATTGTTTGCTGTAAATGTCGCGTATGTGGTTCATCCAGACTTGAACAAGAGGAAGGTGATACTACAACATAG